A genomic segment from Phragmites australis chromosome 6, lpPhrAust1.1, whole genome shotgun sequence encodes:
- the LOC133921828 gene encoding glucose-6-phosphate 1-dehydrogenase, cytoplasmic isoform-like: MSEGSSGSSPLSGQNRFSSLSDLKDLELSSESGCLSIVVLGASGDLAKKKTFPALFHLFQQGFLQSGEVHIFGYARSNLSDDALRERIRGYLKGASDEHLSQFLQLIKYVSGSYDSGEGFELLNKTISEYETSKENQSGSSRRLFYLALPPSVYPSVCKMIRSYCMNPSSRTGWTRVIVEKPFGKDLDSAQELSAQLGELFEEEQLYRIDHYLGKELVQNLLVLRFANRLLLPLWNRDNIDNVQIVFREDFGTEGRGGYFDQYGIIRDIIQNHLLQVFCLVAMERPVSLKPEHIRDEKVKVLQSVNPIKHDEVVIGQYDGYKDDPTVPDDSNTPTFASVVLRVNNERWEGVPFILKAGKALSSRKAEIRVQFKDVPGDIFRCKKQGRNEFVIRLQPSESMYMKLTVKKPGLEMATEQSELDLSYGLRYQEIKIPEAYERLILDTIRGDQQHFVRRDELKAAWEIFSPLLHDIDAGKLKSIPYKPGTRGPPEADEMSKRMGYVQTHGYIWIPPTLAKI, from the exons ATGTCAGAAGGATCGTCTGGATCTTCCCCATTATCAGGACAGAATAGATTTAGTTCTTTGTCAGATCTGAAGGACCTAGAACTATCTTCAGAGTCTGGTTGCTTGTCCATTGTTGTCCTAGGTGCTTCTGGAGACCTTGCTAAGAAAAAAACTTTCCCAGCACTCTTCCACCTTTTTCAGCAG GGATTCCTGCAATCTGGAGAAGTCCATATATTTGGGTACGCAAGATCAAATCTTTCTGATGACGCATTGAGAGAACGCATTCGTGG ATACCTCAAAGGAGCTTCAGATGAACATCTTTCACAATTTTTGCAATTA attaAATATGTTAGTGGTTCTTATGATAGTGGAGAAGGATTTGAATTATTAAACAAGACAATCTCAGAGTATGAAACGTCAAAGGAAAACCAATCAGGAAGCTCCCGCAGACTATTTTATTTGGCATTGCCTCCGTCGGTCTACCCGTCAGTATGCAAAATGATAAGATCATATTGCATGAATCCAT CATCACGCACTGGTTGGACAAGGGTTATTGTTGAAAAGCCCTTTGGAAAGGATTTGGACTCTGCACAAGAACTGAGTGCCCAACTCGGAGAGCTGTTTGAAGAAGAACAACTCTATAGAATTGACCACTATTTAGGAAAAGAGCTGGTTCAAAACTTG CTTGTGCTTCGTTTTGCAAACCGCCTCTTGTTGCCTCTCTGGAATCGTGATAATATTGACAACGTACAG ATCGTATTTAGAGAGGACTTTGGGACTGAAGGACGTGGAGGATATTTTGATCAATATGG TATCATTCGTGATATCATTCAGAACCATTTGTTGCAG GTCTTCTGTTTGGTAGCCATGGAAAGGCCTGTCTCTCTTAAGCCTGAGCACATAAGAGATGAAAAAGTCAAG GTTCTGCAATCAGTGAACCCTATAAAGCATGATGAGGTAGTCATTGGACAATATGATGGCTACAAGGATGACCCTACTGTGCCAGATGACTCCAACACCCCTACTTTTGCATCTGTTGTACTGAGGGTAAACAATGAAAGATGGGAAG GAGTTCCCTTCATTCTCAAGGCTGGTAAAGCACTAAGCTCTAGGAAAGCAGAGATACGTGTGCAGTTCAAGGATGTTCCTGGTGACATTTTTAGAT GCAAGAAACAAGGAAGGAATGAGTTTGTTATACGCCTGCAGCCATCAGAATCCATGTATATGAAATTAACG GTCAAGAAACCTGGATTGGAAATGGCAACTGAACAAAGTGAACTGGATTTATCCTACGGGCTACGGTACCAAGAAATAAAAATCCCAGAAGCATACGAGCGTCTTATCTTGGACAC GATAAGAGGAGATCAGCAGCACTTCGTTCGTCGAGATGAGCTGAAG GCTGCTTGGGAGATCTTCAGTCCTTTGTTGCACGACATCGATGCGGGCAAGCTGAAGTCCATTCCATACAAACCTGGAACCCGGGGCCCTCCTGAAGCTGATGAAATGAGCAAGAGGATGGGGTATGTGCAGACTCATGGCTACATATGGATACCTCCTACCCTGGCAAAAATTTAG